A region of the Methylomagnum ishizawai genome:
ACATTGCCCGCGATGCGCTCGTGGTTCTTGTTGGCCCCGGCCAGAGCGTAGACCTGGCCGTCGATATACTCGTGCTTGATCTCGCCGAGGAGTTCGCCTTGGAGATAGTCCTCCTCGCTGATCCAGGGCGGGTTGGGCTGGAAGTAGGCGTTCATGGCAATACCTCGCGGCAATGGAGGAAGGGCCGGAAGGAAACCCGGCCCGGCCTAGCGGCCCAAACCGCGTTCGATGGCCTTCAACACCTCGGCGGCCTTGGGCAGATCGGACTGGCGGAGTTGGTAGAGCGGCATGGCGACCACGTTATCGCAGCGGTACATATGGCCCGCGAAATCGATGCCGGGCACGCCCACCGGGATGAACACCTCGGGTTCCCGCCCGAACCGCATCCCCGAGCGCCCGATCACCACGGTCGGCACAGCGGCGACCGGCGGCGGCGCGAGGCCCAGGCTGGACACCCACACCAAGGCATCGGCCTCGCCTCCAGCCAAAAGCCGCGCCGCGCCGTTGTGGTAGGGATCGTATTCGGGATAGCCCCGCGCATAGCTAACCCGCGTCGGATAGCCGCTGATCCAGGCCGCGACCTGGCTGGCGGTGCGGTCGCCGTCCTGTCCGCCCAGGGGCAGGGCGGCGCAGCGGGTGTGGCGGTTGAGGGCGACCACCGCCTTGCACAATTGCTGCACGGCCAGTTCGGCATGGGGGAAATCGAGCTGGCCCGCCGCCCAGGTGACGACGCCGTAGCCGGCTTCGCGCAAGCGGGCGACCACGCCGCGCAAGGTGTCCACGGGCACGCCGCCCGCCGTCTCCGCCTTCACTTCCACGCCCTGGGCCAGGGCCGACAACACCGCCGCCACCTGGGGCAATTGGGCGCGGTCGCAGGGAATCACCTGGGGGGTCCGGCCATCCGGGGCGGTCGCCGCCGCGCCGCCGGGCGTGGCCCCGATATAGATGATTTCGCGCTTCGAGGTCTCCGCGCCGAACAGGGTTTCCTCCGTCCAGATGAAGCGCTCGAAGAAACGCGGGAAATTGGCCTCGATATCGGTGCCGAACGACACCAACACTTCCACCCGGTTCTTGAGTTCGCCCAAGGTGGTCGCCATCCAGCCGGAATCGGCCAGCACCAGCAAATTACGCAAACCGCCCTCGGCCCGCATCTGGTCGAACACGCCGCCGCTGCGCTCGATCAAGGACAAGGCGGCGCGGGTCTCGTTGACATCGGTGCCGAAACCGCTGAACACCGGCAGATGGGCCGCGCCCAGGATCGCGGCGGCGCGGGCCACGGCTTGTTCCAAGGTGGCGGGTTCGCCATCGACACGGGGGACGGTATCGGCGATGGGCGACTCGAAACCCGCCAAGGTGACGGCGTCGCCGCGTTCCAGCACCTTGAGGCGCTGGCCGCTGACTTCGATCTTGAGGTCGTCCGAAGCGATGCCGCAAAAGGGGCTGGGAACGTTTTCAAAGATTTGGGACGGGGAATTTTCGACCATGCCCTTGCTCGCTCTGAATAGGGGTTGTTCGGTATGGCGAACCCGGTGGCCATGGGGTATCCGGGAGCCTTGGAAGCGCCACAGAATAGGGATTCCAGGGCGGGTTTTCAACCAAGGGCCAAGCCGGGGAAACAGGCCGGGCACGGGCGATGGATCGACAAACCGGATGCCATGCCATAGCATTCCCGCCCTTGATTCCGCCCCCGTAACCACCGGCCCCAAGGCCGCCCGATAGACACGCCCGCCGATGACCATGGACTTTCCCACCGCCCCCAACCGCCGCGTCCGCGTGATGGCCCCCGCCCGCTTGCACATGGGTTTCCTCGATATCGGCGGCTCCTTGGGGCGGCGCTTCGGCAGCATCGGCGTCGGCGTCAACGAGATCGCCACCCGCCTGAGCCTGGAACCCGCCCCGCAGCCGACCGCCACGGGTCCGGGCGCGGAACGCGCCGTCGCCGCCGCCCAGAAATTCGCCCGCGCCGTGGGACGGCCCTGCCCCGCTGCCATCCGCATCGAGCAAGCCATCCCCGGCCATGCGGGCTTGGGCTCGGGCACGCAATTGGCTTTGGCCGTGGGCATGGGCTTGAGCCAGTTGTACGGCCTGGGCTTGGGCGTCCGCGATATCGCGCCCTTGATCGAACGCGGCGCCCGTTCCGGCATCGGCATCGCGGTATTCGAGCAGGGCGGCTTGGTGGTCGATGGCGGCCGGGGCGAACACACGAGCATCCCGCCGGTCCTGGCCCGGATGGAAATCCCCGCCGACTGGCGGTTCGTGCTGATCCTGGACGACCGCGCCCAGGGCTTGCACGGCGCGGCGGAGATCGAAGCCTTCAGGGCCTTGCCGCCCTTCCCCGCCGAGGAAGCCGCCCGGCTGTGCCATTGGCTGCTGATGAAGGGTTTGCCCGCCCTGGCCGAACGCGATATCGCGGGTTTCGGCGCGGTGGTGGCCGAATTGCAGCGGGCGGTCGGCGATTATTTCGCGCCCGCCCAGGGAGGCCGCTTCACCAGCCCGGAAGTGAGCGCGGCGCTGGAGTTCCTGGCGGCGCGGGGCGCGGTGGGCATCGGCCAAAGCTCCTGGGGACCGACCGGCTTTTGCTTGGTGGAGGGCGGTGCGACGGCGGAAGCGTTATTGGCCGAAGTCCAAGCCCGCTTCGCCCACCGTGGCGAACTGCAATTCCTGCTGGGCACCGCCCGGGGCCGCGGCGCGGAAATCAGCGTGGAACCCCTGGATTCCACCGCCCGCTAATCCGATCCCGTGTCCGCCGTCCCGCCCGATTTGCCCGAGCGCCTGCTGATCGCGGCCTGTGGCGGGCGGATGTTGGCGCGCTCCGCCGCCCGCGCCGGAATCCGCCCGGTGGTCCTCGACCTCTACGCCGACCAGGACACCCGCGCCCAGGCCCAAACCGCCGCCGCCATCCCGCCCGCCCCCATCGGGCTGGACCCCGCCGCCCTGCTGGATAACGCCGCCCGGCTCGCGCCGGCGGAGTCCGGCTACGCCCTGGTCTATGGCAGCGGGCTGGACCTCGCCCCGGAGCTATTGGAACGCTTGTCTTCGGGCCGCACGGTCTACGGCAACGCCCCGGACAGCTTGCGGCTCATCAAATCGCCCCGGCGCTTTTTCGCGCTACTGCGCCAGCTCGATATTCCCCATCCCGCAACCCGCTTCGAGCCGCCCGAGCCGCCACAGGGCTGGCTCGCCAAGCCCGGTTGCGGCGAGGGGGGCAAGGGTGTAGTCTTCTGCGCCCAAGCGCAAGGGGACGACCCGGATCGGTATTATCAGCGGTATGTGGACGGCCCGCCGCTGTCCGCCCTGTTCCTGGCCGATGGCGCGAACGCCCGCATCGTCGGCTTCAACACCCTATGGACGGCTCGCCTTCCCGGCCAGCCGTTTTTATTTGCCGGGGCCATGAACCGGGCCGGACTGGACCGGGCGCAGCGGGCGCAGGTCGCCGCGATCATCGCCCGTTTGGTGCGGGCCACGGGACTGCGGGGTCTGAACAGCCTGGATTTCATCGCGGACGGCCCGGTGTGCCGGGTGCTGGAAATCAACCCAAGACCCAGCGCCACCTTGGGACTCTACGACGCGGATTTCCCGGAAGGGCTGTTGGCCCGCCATATCCGGGCCTGCCGGGGCATATTGGGCGAACCCTGGCAGGCCGGCGACACCGTGCGGGCCAGCAAAGCGGTGTTCGCCCCCCGCGACTGGACCGCGCCCGATGAGTGGATTTGGCCCGGGTGGTGCGCCGACCGCCCCATGCCGGGCACCTTCGTCAAAACCGGCGAACCCCTCTGCACGGTCGAAGCCGCGGGTTCCGACCCCGAACAAGTGGAAGAGACGATCCGGCAGCGCGAGGCCGGATTGATCCAATGGCTGGACCGCGCACGCTAGACCCCGACCCCGATGCCACCGACACAAACCCCAGCGTTCCGCCACCCACCCCGACCCCGATTTCCCAGCACCGCCTTCCGGGAGCCCAACCACCGGAAGCGGTCGATCGCCCCACCCATCCATGCATAGCCAGGAGAAAACCATGCAGACCAAGGTCAGCGTCAACGCGCTCGCATTGCCCATCGTCAAACACATGATCGCCAACGCCGGCAAGCTCAGGCTGAAAGTCGAGCGGCTCGGCAACGGCTGCACCGTCATCGACGCCGGCATCGACGCCGTGGGCGGCCTGGAAGCCGGGCGCTTGATCGCGGAAGTCTGCATGGGCGGCCTCGGCACCGTGACCCTGACCCACAACCCGGCCTTCCCGCGCTGGCCGGTCAGCGTCAACGTGCATAGTTCCAACCCGGTCATGGCCTGCCTCGGCAGCCAATACGCCGGCTGGAGCCTGTCCCACGGCGAGGGCAAGGGCGCGTTCTACGCCCTGGGTTCCGGCCCGGCCCGCGCCATGGCGACCAAGCTCAAGGACGGCGTGGAAAAGCCGGTCGAGGAATTGTTCGAGGAACTGGGCTACCGCGACGTACATGGCGAAACCGCCATCGTCATGGAAGTGGACAAGGTGCCGCCGGTCGAGCTGATCCAGAAGATCGCCCGCGCCTGCAAGGTCGAAACCGACAGCGTGCATGTGATCCTGACCCCGACTTCCAGCCTGGCCGGGTCGATGCAAGTGGTCGGGCGGGTGTTGGAAGTGGCGCTGCACAAGGCCCATTCGCTGCATTTCCCCTTGGGGCATATCATCGACGGCAGCGCCTCCGCGCCGGTGCCGCCGCCGCATCCCAATTTCGTGAAGGCCATGGGCCGCACCAACGACGCCATCCTGTTCGGCGGCACGGCGCATCTGTTCGTCAAGGGCGGCGACGAGGCCGCCGAGAGTTTGGCCCACGAACTGCCGAGTTCCACTTCCCGCGACTACGGCAAGCCCTTCGCCGAGGTGTTCAAGGAATACAAATACGATTTCTTCAAGGTCGATCCGATGTTGTTCAGCCCGGCCCAGGTGATCGTCACCGCCGTGGAATCGGGGCGGAGCTTCCATGCCGGGAAGTTGGACGAGGAGTTGCTGGAAAGGTCGTTCGGGGAATAAGTTTGTCGCTGCGACTACTGTTTTTGTAACCATCGACACCCATCTGGAGAGCCTCCCATGAGCTTACTTGGCGTTGCTATCGAAATGCTGAAAGACGTTGCCACCCGTGTTGCGGGTCATGTGCTAGGCCACAAGGCCATGAAGCGGATGGAAAGCGGTCCAACCACGCCCGCCGAAAATCAGTATCTCGCCGTGCGCGGCCAATTAACTCAACTCTCCAGACAGCACGAAGACAATCTCGCCATTCAAGAGCAGCGCTTGGCTTTGGAAAAGCAAGCGCTTGCCGTGAAAACCGAGTTAAGGTGGGAATATCTGGCGCATTTGCGTACCGCGCAACAGCAGGAAGTCGAATTGCGGATTCAAGAAATCCAGGCGAATTATGACAATCAGCATTGGCCGGGGGTTTTAAGCCGTCAGGAAACCCTTACCATGTTATCCCAAACAGCGGAATCAAAAGCCCAAGCCCGCTTGTTGATGGTGGTTTCTCCCCCGGATGTCAGCGAATCTTGCCCGGCGTCGTTCCGGCATGATTTGGGCAAAGAGATACACGGCAAACTCAAGGGCTTCCTAGAAAGGCATTATCCCGCACAGTCGGATTATGCGGTGGAGTTTTATGGCAAGTTCTTCAAGTCTGAGGTATTCGATACCGAAGTAAAACAGCTTGAGAATGTGCTGGCCCCGCTACATCTGGCGACCATTGTTAGCGACGTAACCCGCAAGGAAATGATGTTTCATTGTCCATCACAAGGTTGAAACCACCGGCTTTACTCCCT
Encoded here:
- the mch gene encoding methenyltetrahydromethanopterin cyclohydrolase, which produces MQTKVSVNALALPIVKHMIANAGKLRLKVERLGNGCTVIDAGIDAVGGLEAGRLIAEVCMGGLGTVTLTHNPAFPRWPVSVNVHSSNPVMACLGSQYAGWSLSHGEGKGAFYALGSGPARAMATKLKDGVEKPVEELFEELGYRDVHGETAIVMEVDKVPPVELIQKIARACKVETDSVHVILTPTSSLAGSMQVVGRVLEVALHKAHSLHFPLGHIIDGSASAPVPPPHPNFVKAMGRTNDAILFGGTAHLFVKGGDEAAESLAHELPSSTSRDYGKPFAEVFKEYKYDFFKVDPMLFSPAQVIVTAVESGRSFHAGKLDEELLERSFGE
- a CDS encoding beta-ribofuranosylaminobenzene 5'-phosphate synthase family protein, producing MDFPTAPNRRVRVMAPARLHMGFLDIGGSLGRRFGSIGVGVNEIATRLSLEPAPQPTATGPGAERAVAAAQKFARAVGRPCPAAIRIEQAIPGHAGLGSGTQLALAVGMGLSQLYGLGLGVRDIAPLIERGARSGIGIAVFEQGGLVVDGGRGEHTSIPPVLARMEIPADWRFVLILDDRAQGLHGAAEIEAFRALPPFPAEEAARLCHWLLMKGLPALAERDIAGFGAVVAELQRAVGDYFAPAQGGRFTSPEVSAALEFLAARGAVGIGQSSWGPTGFCLVEGGATAEALLAEVQARFAHRGELQFLLGTARGRGAEISVEPLDSTAR
- a CDS encoding ATP-grasp domain-containing protein; translation: MSAVPPDLPERLLIAACGGRMLARSAARAGIRPVVLDLYADQDTRAQAQTAAAIPPAPIGLDPAALLDNAARLAPAESGYALVYGSGLDLAPELLERLSSGRTVYGNAPDSLRLIKSPRRFFALLRQLDIPHPATRFEPPEPPQGWLAKPGCGEGGKGVVFCAQAQGDDPDRYYQRYVDGPPLSALFLADGANARIVGFNTLWTARLPGQPFLFAGAMNRAGLDRAQRAQVAAIIARLVRATGLRGLNSLDFIADGPVCRVLEINPRPSATLGLYDADFPEGLLARHIRACRGILGEPWQAGDTVRASKAVFAPRDWTAPDEWIWPGWCADRPMPGTFVKTGEPLCTVEAAGSDPEQVEETIRQREAGLIQWLDRAR
- a CDS encoding formylmethanofuran dehydrogenase subunit B; this encodes MVENSPSQIFENVPSPFCGIASDDLKIEVSGQRLKVLERGDAVTLAGFESPIADTVPRVDGEPATLEQAVARAAAILGAAHLPVFSGFGTDVNETRAALSLIERSGGVFDQMRAEGGLRNLLVLADSGWMATTLGELKNRVEVLVSFGTDIEANFPRFFERFIWTEETLFGAETSKREIIYIGATPGGAAATAPDGRTPQVIPCDRAQLPQVAAVLSALAQGVEVKAETAGGVPVDTLRGVVARLREAGYGVVTWAAGQLDFPHAELAVQQLCKAVVALNRHTRCAALPLGGQDGDRTASQVAAWISGYPTRVSYARGYPEYDPYHNGAARLLAGGEADALVWVSSLGLAPPPVAAVPTVVIGRSGMRFGREPEVFIPVGVPGIDFAGHMYRCDNVVAMPLYQLRQSDLPKAAEVLKAIERGLGR